From Rutidosis leptorrhynchoides isolate AG116_Rl617_1_P2 chromosome 3, CSIRO_AGI_Rlap_v1, whole genome shotgun sequence, a single genomic window includes:
- the LOC139899749 gene encoding uncharacterized protein, which translates to MRNNLVPLKAEVFVWRVTRRRLPIRVELDKRGIDLNSVRCPLCDDNIESLDHVFIFCKHALDVWERVYKWWGVGSVTNLSIEEAFRGNISGQLSSLGIKLWQSVEWTCAYLIWWNRNQKVFSNKSWEGPNALLEIQLKSYKWISKRLKRKRIDWIDWLTNPSSCGS; encoded by the coding sequence ATGCGTAATAATTTGGTACCACTAAAAGCTGAAGTGTTTGTATGGAGAGTTACTAGAAGGCGGTTACCGATTCGGGTAGAGCTAGACAAAAGAGGGATTGATCTTAATTCGGTACGTTGTCCGCTTTGTGATGATAATATCGAATCGTTGGACCATGTATTTATTTTTTGTAAACATGCGTTGGATGTTTGGGAACGGGTCTATAAATGGTGGGGTGTTGGGAGTGTCACAAACCTAAGCATTGAAGAAGCTTTTCGGGGTAATATCTCAGGTCAACTCTCAAGTCTCGGTATAAAGTTATGGCAATCGGTAGAGTGGACTTGCGCTTATCTAATTTGGTGGAATCGTAATCAAAAGGTGTTCTCTAACAAGTCATGGGAGGGACCAAACGCCCTTCTAGAGATTCAACTAAAGTCTTACAAATGGATTTCGAAACGGTTAAAAAGGAAAAGAATAGATTGGATTGATTGGCTTACAAATCCTAGTTCGTGCGGTTCGTGA
- the LOC139899750 gene encoding uncharacterized protein, protein MNATIISSSYDHGNETDHPALLSFKSLITHDPYGALNSWNTSFHLCDWIGVICGMRHKRVTALLLDSQDLDGLLSPHVGNLSFLRVLRLGNNSFQKTVPHELGRLFRLRFIDLEINKFNGFIPTNLSGCWNLETLVLGSNELVGSIPKEIGLLSKLTVFVMQENRLTGGIPPFLGNITSLEMLSLAGNPLGGSIPGNNLLGSVETDEMKFIDSLNNCSKLESLSLYNCNFKGALPMSIGNLSDQLSYLDLSGNKLLENLSLSIGQILDAIGNLSGINILFLSYNKLEGVIPSSLGNCHHIEALYLNNNRLSDNIPKQLLQLSSLTIALDLSQNNLFGSLPLEVDLKMLTYLGLSHNNLLGNIPSSLGGCTSLSYLYINNNLFQGMLPPSLSSMRGLVELGLSHNNLSGEIPRFLEGFSSLEALNLSFNDFEGEVPVKEVFAKSSGISIVGNRKLCGGLVELGLSKCKEKKKHKKRFPVFVIALLIASSLLVVSCVVKGAFSSIYKGLLEHEDRFVAVKVLHLQTRGAHKNFLRECEAWRSVRHRNLLKIITSCSSVDFQGNDFKALVYEFMPNGSLHDWIHSSVHASRLNLLQRINILIDIASALDYLHNFCVQTIAHCDLKSSNILLDEDMVAHVGDFGLAQFLGTNSDLDKYGLGSKMTSSGDVYSFGKLLLEVMTGKYPTHDIFSDGLSLHKFVSTALVDQAITDLIDSNAITFQSSESNAKKVEECLASTLKIGVSCSADSSTQRMLIENVVHELHHIKDVLQNIRGTLSSLCKTMFLIFCITSLTMQH, encoded by the exons ATGAATGCCACCATCATCTCATCGTCCTATGATCATGGAAATGAGACAGATCACCCGGCGTTGTTGTCGTTTAAGTCACTCATCACCCACGATCCTTATGGAGCTCTCAACTCATGGAACACTTCCTTCCATTTATGTGATTGGATTGGCGTTATATGTGGGATGAGGCATAAAAGAGTAACGGCTTTACTGTTGGATTCACAAGACTTAGATGGACTATTGTCTCCTCATGTAGGAAACCTCAGTTTCCTTCGTGTGCTTAGGCTTGGGAACAACAGCTTTCAGAAAACTGTACCCCATGAACTCGGTCGTCTGTTCAGGTTACGTTTTATTGATCTTGAAATAAACAAGTTTAATGGATTCATTCCAACTAACTTGTCAGGTTGTTGGAACCTTGAAACGCTTGTGCTTGGTTCTAATGAGCTAGTAGGAAGCATACCCAAGGAAATCGGTCTCTTGTCAAAACTAACTGTTTTTGTAATGCAAGAAAATCGGCTAACAGGTGGAATTCCACCTTTCTTGGGGAATATTACATCACTGGAAATGCTCTCCCTTGCAGGAAATCCGCTTGGTGGGAGCATTCCAG GTAATAATCTTCTTGGAAGTGTAGAAACAGATGAAATGAAGTTTATTGATTCTTTGAACAACTGCAGCAAATTAGAGAGTTTATCTTTGTACAATTGCAACTTTAAAGGAGCACTCCCAATGTCAATTGGTAATCTTTCAGATCAATTATCTTATCTAGATTTATCAGGAAATAAACTACTTGAAAACCTCTCGTTAAGTATAG GGCAGATTCTTGATGCCATTGGGAACTTGTCAGGGATCAATATACTTTTTTTAAGTTACAACAAACTAGAAGGGGTTATTCCATCAAGTCTAGGAAATTGTCATCATATTGAGGCGTTATACCTTAACAACAACAGACTAAGTGACAACATACCAAAACAACTTCTTCAACTTTCATCTCTAACCATAGCGTTAGATCTTTCTCAGAACAACCTATTTGGCTCACTTCCATTAGAGGTAGATCTCAAGATGTTGACTTATCTAGGTTTATCTCATAATAACTTATTAGGTAACATTCCTAGTAGTCTTGGCGGATGCACTAGCCTTTCCTACTTATATATCAACAACAACTTATTCCAAGGTATGTTACCACCGTCATTAAGTTCCATGAGGGGATTGGTGGAACTCGGTCTTTCTCACAATAACTTATCGGGTGAAATTCCTCGATTCTTGGAAGGGTTTTCGTCATTGGAGGCATTAAACCTGTCATTTAATGATTTTGAGGGTGAAGTTCCAGTGAAAGAAGTGTTTGCCAAATCAAGTGGAATATCTATCGTAGGGAATAGGAAGCTTTGTGGTGGCTTGGTAGAACTTGGGTTATCCAAATGCAAGGAGAAGAAGAAACATAAAAAGAGGTTTCCGGTGTTTGTTATAGCCTTATTGATTGCTTCCTCGCTTTTAGTTGTATCATGTGTTGT CAAGGGTGCGTTTAGCTCTATTTATAAAGGACTTCTTGAACATGAAGATAGATTTGTTGCAGTGAAAGTCTTGCATCTTCAAACTCGAGGAGCTCATAAAAACTTTTTAAGAGAATGTGAAGCATGGCGGAGTGTTAGACACAGGAATCTATTGAAGATAATAACTTCTTGTTCGAGTGTTGACTTTCAAGGAAATGATTTCAAGGCTTTGGTTTATGAGTTCATGCCCAATGGAAGCTTACACGATTGGATACATTCTAGTGTACACGCATCCAGACTAAACCTTCTTCAAAGAATAAATATTCTCATAGACATTGCATCCGCACTTGATTATCTTCATAATTTTTGTGTACAAACCATTGCTCACTGTGATTTAAAGTCAAGCAACATTTTACTGGATGAAGATATGGTGGCTCATGTTGGAGACTTTGGATTAGCTCAATTTCTTGGAACAAATTCTGACCTAGATA AGTATGGGCTTGGGAGTAAGATGACAAGTAGTGGAGATGTCTACAGTTTTGGAAAATTATTATTGGAGGTAATGACTGGGAAATACCCGACACATGATATCTTTAGTGACGGCCTTAGCCTTCATAAATTTGTTTCCACGGCCTTGGTGGACCAAGCAATAACTGATTTGATTGATAGTAATGCAATTACTTTCCAAAGTTCGGAATCAAATGCAAAGAAAGTGGAGGAATGTTTGGCTTCAACTCTCAAGATTGGAGTGTCTTGCTCTGCAGATTCTTCAACACAACGGATGTTGATTGAAAACGTTGTCCATGAGTTGCACCATATTAAGGATGTTCTTCAAAACATTCGAGGTACCCTGTCATCTCTTTGTAAAACCATGTTTTTGATCTTCTGCATTACTTCTTTGACCATGCAACATTGA
- the LOC139895818 gene encoding receptor kinase-like protein Xa21 has protein sequence MDSRQSTFSSFSTLTSFLFSGLVIFLSTNTNATISSSYDRGNETDYFALLSFKSLITHDPYGALSSWNTSFHFCDWIGVRCGKRHKRVTALLLDSQGLEGLLSPHVGNLSFLRVLRLGNNSFQETIPYELGGLFRLRFIDLEINKFNGFIPSNFSGCWNLKTLVLGSNELVGSIPKEIGLLSKLTVFVMQENRLTGGIPPFLGNITSLVMLSLSGNPLGGTIPGTFGHLKSLKVFYLAACNLTGTIPHSVYNLSLLNRLSLSENQLTGSLPLAIGEMLPDLTGLQLSNNRLTWILPPSISNCSKLRQLLLSDNSFCGKLTIDFSKLSEIFEINLGNNLFRNVGADEMKFIDSLNNCTKLESLSLYNCSFEGSLPRSIGNLSDQLFYLDLSINKLFGNLSLSIGNLVGLTQLNLGFNRFIGKLPSTIGMLQKLQFASFYGNQFSGQIPDAIGNLSGINILILSDNNLEGVIASSLGNCHHIEALYLNSNRLSGNIPKQLFQLSSLSIGLYLSENNLFGSLPLEVDLKMLTSLDLSHNNLSGDIPSSLSGCTSLSYLYINDNLFQGIFPPSLISMRGLVELDLSQNNLSGKIPRFLEGFSSLQALNLSFNDFEGEVPVKGVFANASRISIVGNSKLCGGLVALRLPKCEEKKKHKRRFPVFVIVLLIFSSLFVVSCVVYVLYKKKRKGQQPQSLTNERFLKVSYNQLLKATDGFSEAKLIGKGGSSSVYKGVLEHGDRFVAVKVLHLQIRGAHKNFIRECEAWRSIRHRNLLKIITACSSVDFQGNDFKALVYEFMSNGSLHDWLHSSVHTSRINFLQRINILIDIATALDYLHNFCIPTIVHCDLKPNNILLDDDMVAHVGDFGLARFLGTNSNINSTSVLKGTIGYAPPVAEYGLGSEMTSSGDVYSFGILLLEVMTGKYPTHDIFNDGLSLHKLVSTALVDHAITDVIDSNAITLQSSESNAKKVEECLALTLKIGVSCSADSPTQRMRIESVVHELHHIKDVLQNIQGYH, from the exons ATGGACTCAAGGCAATCAACTTTCTCATCATTTTCCACTCTCACCTCTTTCTTATTTTCTGGTCTTGTTATATTTTTGTCTACGAATACTAATGCCACCATCTCATCTTCTTATGATCGTGGAAACGAGACAGATTACTTTGCCTTGTTATCATTCAAGTCACTCATCACCCACGATCCTTATGGAGCTCTGAGCTCATGGAACACTTCCTTCCATTTCTGTGATTGGATTGGCGTTAGATGTGGGAAGCGGCATAAAAGAGTAACTGCTTTACTGCTGGATTCACAAGGCTTAGAAGGATTATTGTCTCCTCATGTAGGAAACCTCAGTTTCCTTCGCGTGCTTAGGCTTGGGAACAACAGCTTTCAGGAAACTATACCCTATGAACTCGGTGGTCTATTCAGGTTACGTTTTATTGATCTTGAAATAAACAAGTTTAACGGATTCATTCCAAGCAACTTCTCAGGTTGTTGGAACCTTAAAACGCTTGTGCTTGGTTCTAATGAGCTAGTAGGAAGCATACCCAAGGAAATCGGTCTCTTGTCAAAACTAACTGTTTTTGTAATGCAAGAAAATCGGCTAACTGGTGGAATCCCACCTTTCTTGGGGAATATTACTTCACTGGTAATGCTCTCCCTTTCAGGAAATCCGCTTGGTGGGACCATCCCAGGCACGTTTGGCCATTTGAAAAGCTTAAAAGTATTTTACTTAGCTGCATGTAACTTAACCGGTACCATCCCTCATTCTGTCTATAACCTTTCACTCCTAAATAGATTATCTTTGTCTGAGAATCAGCTCACTGGTAGTCTTCCTCTGGCAATAGGCGAAATGTTACCTGATCTGACCGGACTTCAATTATCTAATAACCGACTCACCTGGATCCTTCCTCCCTCCATATCTAATTGTTCCAAATTAAGACAACTTTTATTGAGTGACAATAGTTTTTGTGGGAAACTGACAATCGACTTTTCAAAACTATCAGAGATTTTTGAAATAAATTTAGGTAATAATCTTTTTAGAAATGTAGGAGCGGATGAAATGAAGTTTATTGATTCTTTGAACAACTGCACAAAATTAGAGAGTTTGTCTTTGTACAATTGCAGTTTTGAAGGATCACTCCCAAGGTCAATTGGTAATCTTTCAGATCAATTATTTTATCTAGATTTATCAATAAATAAACTGTTTGGAAACCTCTCGTTAAGTATAGGTAATCTAGTTGGCTTGACACAGTTAAATTTAGGTTTTAATAGATTCATAGGAAAACTCCCCTCTACCATTGGAATGCTTCAAAAGTTACAATTTGCATCattttatggaaaccaattttcagGGCAAATTCCTGATGCCATTGGGAACTTGTCAGGGATCAATATACTTATTTTAAGTGATAACAATCTGGAAGGGGTTATTGCGTCAAGTCTAGGAAATTGTCATCATATTGAGGCGTTATACCTTAACAGCAACAGACTAAGTGGCAACATACCAAAACAACTTTTTCAACTTTCATCTCTATCCATAGGATTATATCTTTCTGAAAACAACTTATTTGGATCACTTCCATTGGAGGTAGATCTCAAGATGTTGACTTCTCTAGATTTATCTCACAATAATTTATCAGGTGACATTCCTAGTAGTCTTAGTGGCTGCACTAGCCTTTCGTACTTATACATCAACGACAACTTATTTCAAGGTATCTTTCCACCATCATTAATTTCCATGAGGGGATTGGTGGAACTTGATCTTTCTCAAAATAATCTATCAGGCAAAATTCCCCGATTCTTGGAAGGGTTTTCGTCATTACAGGCATTAAACCTGTCATTTAATGATTTTGAAGGTGAAGTACCGGTGAAAGGGGTGTTTGCCAATGCAAGTAGAATCTCTATCGTGGGGAATAGCAAGCTTTGTGGTGGCTTGGTAGCACTTAGGTTACCCAAATGCGAGGAGAAGAAGAAACATAAAAGGAGGTTTCCGGTGTTTGTAATAGTCTTATTGATTTTTTCCTCGCTTTTCGTTGTATCATGTGTTGTGTATGTtttatataaaaagaaaagaaagggCCAACAGCCCCAATCATTGACAAATGAACGATTTTTGAAAGTCTCCTACAATCAACTTCTCAAGGCTACCGATGGCTTTTCCGAAGCCAAATTGATTGGCAAGGGTGGGTCCAGCTCTGTTTATAAAGGAGTTCTTGAACATGGTGATAGATTTGTTGCTGTGAAAGTCTTGCATCTTCAAATTCGAGGAGCTCATAAAAACTTTATAAGAGAATGTGAAGCATGGCGGAGTATTCGACACAGGAATCTATTGAAGATAATAACTGCGTGTTCAAGTGTTGACTTTCAAGGCAATGATTTCAAAGCTTTGGTTTATGAGTTCATGTCGAATGGAAGCTTACACGATTGGCTGCATTCAAGTGTACACACATCCAGAATAAACTTTCTTCAAAGAATAAATATTCTCATCGACATTGCAACTGCACTTGATTATCTTCACAATTTTTGTATACCAACCATTGTTCATTGTGATTTAAAGCCTAACAACATTCTACTGGATGATGATATGGTGGCTCATGTTGGAGACTTTGGATTAGCTCGATTTCTTGGAACAAATTCTAACATTAATAGCACATCTGTTTTGAAAGGAACAATTGGTTATGCACCTCCAG TTGCAGAGTATGGTCTTGGGAGTGAGATGACAAGTAGTGGAGATGTCTACAGTTTTGGAATACTATTATTGGAGGTGATGACTGGGAAATACCCGACACATGATATCTTTAATGACGGCCTTAGCCTTCATAAACTTGTTTCCACTGCCTTGGTGGACCACGCAATAACTGATGTGATTGATAGTAATGCAATTACTTTGCAAAGTTCGGAATCAAATGCAAAGAAAGTGGAGGAGTGTTTGGCTTTAACTCTCAAGATTGGAGTGTCTTGCTCTGCAGATTCTCCAACACAACGGATGAGGATTGAAAGCGTTGTTCATGAATTGCACCATATCAAGGAtgtccttcaaaatattcaag GTTATCATTAA